The following proteins are encoded in a genomic region of Sebastes fasciatus isolate fSebFas1 chromosome 14, fSebFas1.pri, whole genome shotgun sequence:
- the LOC141782218 gene encoding receptor activity-modifying protein 1, which yields MVLTAYLLALMFIWTGMSAKIVVQPCNRHMFDSAVDNCLSDFNKSMETSGYQDSCPWPTVKRIYNQLEICVDDWAKRSWCRGHGFLVNTAFLEVHKVYFKLCGQVHDPPLTTLILLIGPVIIATLLLPIFCVPLTTWNSDMTSTSGL from the exons atggTGTTGACTGCATACTTGCTGGCACTTATGTTCATCTGGACAG GAATGTCAGCGAAAATTGTTGTTCAACCATGTAACCGGCACATGTTTGATAGCGCCGTTGACAACTGCCTATCAGACTTCAACAAGAGCATGGAGACAAGTGGCTATCAGGACAGCTGTCCATGGCCCACTGTAAAAcg CATCTACAACCAACTGGAGATTTGCGTGGACGATTGGGCAAAAAGGTCTTGGTGTAGGGGTCACGGATTTCTGGTAAACACGGCCTTCTTGGAGGTTCATAAGGTGTACTTTAAGCTCTGTGGACAGGTCCATGACCCCCCGCTCACTACTCTCATTCTGTTAATAGGCCCTGTTATCATTGCCACACTCCTCCTGCCAATTTTCTGTGTTCCTCTCACCACCTGGAACTCAGATATGACCAGCACTTCGGGGCTCTGA